Below is a window of Camelina sativa cultivar DH55 chromosome 11, Cs, whole genome shotgun sequence DNA.
AGTGATTAACTTATGCAGTATCAAGAATTTAAAACTTTACCTATGTGGAGTAGTGTTTTATGTGGTACGTCTCGTAGATGTGcttatcttatatatttctGTATGATAACATTTTCATCGGTATGATAACATTCGACTCACCTAATATCTCGTTTGAATAATATGATAACAGTGGCTCATGGTCGTTGCTAACATTCAGTATATGTTACAAGAGTTATTGCAAGGTTTACCGTCTgcaattttttatcttttgcaaTTTGTACATATAGCTGTTATGTTAGTGAGTAACATAAGtattatcaaaaattttaaacggATACCTCTGTTCGgtagtgtttttctttttgttatatatttatgcGGTGCTGTTTACAATGAACTGATAACACTGATAATATTAGCATCTAAATGATAACATTTTCTTATCCCTTCTAACAGTTTACATATTATAATAACAGTGTTTTCAAAAGAGCTCATATTATCCTGTCAAAACATTGTTAGCAGGTAATATTACTATTAAATACTCAAATGTTACCAGATAACGGAGACCATCTAACACTACAAGTATTAAAAACAAGTATTGATAACAATCTTAGCATCTAAGAGACTACTGGATTGTTTTGAAGCAGACACAAGACCTTGTTGTAAACGAGGTAAGTTATCATTTAGTTCATAACTAATAAGGTGTGCAGATAACTGTTTAAATCATAATACACGTCGGTTGTAATGTTACCCTAAATTTGTGTACCCGAGCGACCAACTTTGTAATTAAGCATGCTTATATTCATTTAGGTTCCATGGTCATTACTTTGTTTTTTCCACATATGGATGAGGCTTCCCTCTTCTTGATAATTATACAATTGCAGTTAGAGTTAGGTTCAAGCAGGGCTTTGTATGCCAGACGGAGATTTGGGGCTGTGTGCTTAACCCCCACCAAAGTGTCAACTCTGACCCCTGCTTGAATAGCTGCAGCTATTGCATGGCTACAGGGGATTGTTAGTATCGGAGGGCAAACCAAGTCACTAATGTGGTCCGGATGGTCTCAAGGATCGATATAACTGGGTAATCGCGTGCCATTGTCAAGACATTGTTCAACGACACTGCGATGTTGCTTGTCATTACGTTGAAACAATCCCCCACGAAATGAGATCTTGTCTAGTGCTTGAAACCAATGCTAATTAGGTAGTCTGCACATTTGCTGCTCATTGCTTTGATCTCCATAAAGAGTTTGTTGAAATCAACTAGTCTGTAAGATCTCGCTGCGCTTGAAACCAATGATCCCAGAGCCTCGGATTTGAAAATCGCTATGATGTTTCTCTTTAGGTGGACAACGCACGCCGCATGTGAGGACATGGGATACACATGTACACATAACCAAGCAAATATATGTTACCCAGTAACAATATTGAGGCTGCCGCAATATATGGAAATATACTGCGAATAGGCtaaacataattttgataacATAATTATTAACAATGCgttttataagtatacaataaCAAGTTCCTTACTAATCAAAAGAGTATATGTTTACATATGGTATCAAGTGGGTGAAGCAATACTTTGGTTATCTGATAAAATTACTAGGCTCTAACAACGTAGAACCTATTCTAGTCAAGCTGGCCTATGTCTAACTCAGATACCGAATACCAGTTCTATCATAACATGTTACAAACTATCAGATAATTTTAATTCAGATTAACACTTGCTACCTAATGGGCTGACAACGGTACCGAAACTATGTGTTAACGGGGATATTGtgataacattaacattaactCTATAGCCACTCAGTATTAACACTAACATGTTAGTTAATGGGGTAAACAAGTGGCAAACAAACTTCGTACCTGACGTATACTTGCGTATATGGAAGAGTGCCTGTCCGACACAAACACGAGGTCTGCTTCGTCTGGCACAACTTCCGTCATCTTGCGTAAGAACCACGTCCAGGCATCGTCGTTTTTGCTGTTCACTATCGCGAAGGCAAGAGGAAACACCTGGAAGTTTGCATCCTGGGCGCTTGCAGCAAGGAGACAGCCTCCATATTGGCCTCGTAGGTGTGTAACATCTATGACAATTACCTTCCTCATGTACGTGTATCCCTGGATTGATGCGTGTAGTGACaggaagagatatttaaaccgATCAACTCCATTGCTATCCAATTTCGTTTCAAGGGATACGTTTgagtttggatttgtttgtaAGAGCAGCTGGAAATATGGTTGAACCAATGCGAAGCTTCCTATGGCTGATCCCATGGCATTGTCCATCGCAATTTCCCTCGCCCTCCGTGCCTTCCAATATGATACATTCAGGCTGAACTCTTGGCGAAGCATTTTCCGGAGTTCATTTGGCCGCGGTCCCCTACCGACGACGACATACTGTGTCTTCATCAGCCTTCCAATAACCGcagttgttgcttgtttgtggaaGTCACCTCTAGCGTTAACACTGCAGGTGTGTTGCTGAGTGATGCTTCTAATTTCAAAACGCTCGCTGTCATCCATTTTATGTGCAAATACACGCCATGGACAAGTGTGactaacacacacaaccaacaCTTTCAGCGTGCATGATTTTGAGTGGATAAAATGGAACTTTTGACGTATTGCGTGGATTGCCATTTTGGTGGTATAGTCTTCCTTGTTTTTGAATATCCTCCCCACGAATATTTCGTCGCCTTCATAATCAGCATCCTTTAACGCCCTGTTTAGTAGGTCTGGACATtacaaacaacacacacaaagtACTTGTTAAACCATATGTTATCATGTAACGAGTTTCATAACATTACAATGAATTGTTGCGATAATGATTGTATACCTTCTTCACCCGGATCATCAAAATATGGTGGTGCGTCACTGTCACGCAACAAAGTCGGTACAAGAGTCTCTAATTAATACCAAATACCTGCTGGAGTTTCCGAACTCACAATTCGTCTTTACGCCTATCTCCATGTGGTCACTGGTCACACATTCATTGGCATTCTCAGGAAAGGTACCATGTGTAGCCGACGCTGGGGCTATACCGAGGTGTACTCCCACATCATTGGAATGGTCTACCCTAGTTTCATCACCTATTAATACATCACTTAGTCAGTAAGAATCAGAAGTGTTAGATGTGTAAGTCCAAATATTGGAGTACTCCTTTTACCTATGTCATCTTCCAGGTCCACAACTGAGAATGTCTCGCTTGATGGTTATGTGGTCGGCGTAGTTGGCGTAGCATCAGAGGATCTTGTCGACGAGACTGTTAGGATATCTGGCGGGTTAGCAGCTACTCTAACACCACCTGATAGGCTTAGACGTAAGCGGTCATCTTCCTCTGTAGTAGGTTGCACCGGGACCCCAAATTGCAGCCCCCTAGCCGTCCTCTTGCCATCCGCTGTCTGTTGATCTGTCCCTAATGGTACACCATCGAGACTGATCTGTGTTGCGTTTATTTCCCTCGACATCTCCGACTGGTATTGTTTGAGCCATGCTTCGAATTCCGCAGTACCATTGGGATCATTCGCAACCATCTTTTCTTTCCCCTTCGATGTTGTGACCGTTCCGGATCCGTCAATTTTATCGGCGCTATGATCGGTAGCAGATTCATGTGGTTCCTCTGCGTTGATCTGTATTCCTTGATAACGAGGGATGGTTGGCTGTCCAAATCCATAGTGTGTATCCCCGATGTATTGGT
It encodes the following:
- the LOC104728250 gene encoding uncharacterized protein LOC104728250; protein product: MDDSERFEIRSITQQHTCSVNARGDFHKQATTAVIGRLMKTQYVVVGRGPRPNELRKMLRQEFSLNVSYWKARRAREIAMDNAMGSAIGSFALVQPYFQLLLQTNPNSNVSLETKLDSNGVDRFKYLFLSLHASIQGYTYMRKVIVIDVTHLRGQYGGCLLAASAQDANFQVFPLAFAIVNSKNDDAWTWFLRKMTEVVPDEADLVFVSDRHSSIYASIRQNWYSVSELDIGQLD